One window from the genome of Elaeis guineensis isolate ETL-2024a chromosome 5, EG11, whole genome shotgun sequence encodes:
- the LOC105036709 gene encoding WUSCHEL-related homeobox 3 — translation MPQAPSTRWCPTPEQLMILEEMYRSGVRTPTASQIQQITAHLSYYGRIEGKNVFYWFQNHKARDRQKLRRRLSRHHHLLFSCTHPHSLHRFQETFHPPPLPPPPPPPPLPFHHQTLPHFLHHVPVNSSSSSTLCHCFSGGGSQVANQGLNLLCKLETGGREETPTTAHNMEYGYEWMAKMDGGSAVPLCCRPLKTLDLFPTKSTGLKDEGSTSKSSSCSTSTNLSP, via the exons ATGCCTCAGGCTCCTTCAACAAGGTGGTGCCCAACCCCAGAGCAACTGATGATACTGGAAGAGATGTATAGGAGTGGAGTGCGGACTCCCACTGCTTCTCAGATACAGCAGATAACGGCCCACCTCTCCTATTACGGGAGGATTGAGGGAAAGAACGTGTTCTACTGGTTCCAGAACCACAAGGCCAGGGACCGGCAGAAGCTCCGGAGGAGACTCAGCAGGCACCACCACCTTCTCTTCTCCTGCACCCACCCACACTCTCTCCACCGCTTTCAGGAAACCTTCCATCCTCCACCacttcctcctccccctcctcctcctcctcttccattcCACCACCAGACCCTACCTCACTTCCTCCACCACGTCCCCGTcaactcctcctcctcctccactctTTGTCATTGTTTCTCG GGAGGAGGCTCCCAAGTGGCAAACCAAGGACTAAATTTGCTCTGCAAACTGGAGACTGGAGGACGAGAAGAAACCCCAACGACGGCACATAACATGGAGTATGGGTATGAATGGATGGCGAAGATGGATGGAGGCTCGGCCGTTCCACTGTGTTGCCGGCCTCTCAAGACTCTGGACCTCTTTCCCACCAAGAGCACTGGGCTCAAGGATGAGGGCAGCACCAGCAAGTCTTCCTCATGCTCAACGTCCACAAACTTGTCTCCATAG
- the LOC140857890 gene encoding embryo-specific protein ATS3A-like has product MERSRGVAQFGFGGAAGGGGLLLLLLVLFLSTAAATLEADLEKRSGGSVSRDSTKDSCNYTILIETTCTKGAGTADQVSLRFGDSNSTDILVRHLKTKHTKWVDELGPMVLDDVPRVPFQECSIDVFKITGKCIHSQVCYFYLKHRGDDDWRPGQAQVVVTGAAKLSSNSFYFRRFLPRRVWHGIDNCEVEVTPFGIRHPRRVFGSKHESKLP; this is encoded by the exons atggagaggagtagaggggtggCGCAATTCGGGTTCGGTGGTGCCGCTGGCGGGGGCGGACTCCTCTTGCTCCTCCTCGTTCTCTTTTTGAGTACCGCTGCCGCTACTTTGGAGGCGGATTTGGAGAAGCGTAGCGGAGGGTCGGTGTCGCGCGACTCCACAAAG GATAGTTGTAATTACACGATCTTAATTGAAACTACATGTACCAAAGGGGCAGGCACAGCAGACCAAGTAAGCTTAAGATTCGGTGACTCGAACTCGACAGATATCTTAGTACGTCATCTCAAAACCAAACACACAAAATGGGTCGATGAGTTAGGTCCAATGGTGCTCGATGATGTGCCAAGAGTACCATTTCAAGAATGCTCAATTGATGTGTTCAAGATCACTGGCAAGTGCATCCATTCACAAGTTTGCTACTTCTATCTGAAGCATAGAGGTGATGATGATTGGAGGCCTGGTCAAGCTCAAGTGGTAGTGACAGGTGCAGCCAAGCTGTCCTCTAACTCATTCTATTTTCGAAGGTTCCTTCCTCGTCGAGTCTGGCATGGGATCGACAATTGCGAGGTCGAGGTTACTCCATTTGGGATTCGGCATCCAAGGAGAGTCTTTGGCAGCAAACACGAATCAAAGTTACCATAA